A region from the Gossypium hirsutum isolate 1008001.06 chromosome A08, Gossypium_hirsutum_v2.1, whole genome shotgun sequence genome encodes:
- the LOC107929641 gene encoding peptidyl-tRNA hydrolase, chloroplastic isoform X2, whose protein sequence is MPRCRCPSPGRSLCLASRGSSSVSVIPVVFMMVDAIAKAKGISINTVNFKAQIGKGNVPVMLAKPQTFMNSSGESVGAIVSYYKIPLKQVLVIFVHP, encoded by the exons ATGCCCAGGTGTCGCTGCCCGAGCCCAGGCCGCAGTCTCTGCCTCGCAAGCCGTGGCTCATCGTCAGTCTCGGTAATCCCG GTGGTTTTTATGATGGTAGACGCTATAGCTAAGGCTAAAGGGATTTCTATTAACACAGTTAACTTTAAAGCTCAGATTGGAAAAG GAAATGTTCCTGTCATGCTTGCCAAACCGCAAACGTTTATGAACTCAAGTGGTGAGTCT GTTGGGGCCATTGTATCATATTACAAGATTCCATTGAAGCAAGTTCTGGTG ATTTTTGTGCATCCTTGA
- the LOC107929641 gene encoding uncharacterized protein isoform X1 → MPRCRCPSPGRSLCLASRGSSSVSVIPVVFMMVDAIAKAKGISINTVNFKAQIGKGNVPVMLAKPQTFMNSSGWGHCIILQDSIEASSGDFCASLIPTHRMKKFQI, encoded by the exons ATGCCCAGGTGTCGCTGCCCGAGCCCAGGCCGCAGTCTCTGCCTCGCAAGCCGTGGCTCATCGTCAGTCTCGGTAATCCCG GTGGTTTTTATGATGGTAGACGCTATAGCTAAGGCTAAAGGGATTTCTATTAACACAGTTAACTTTAAAGCTCAGATTGGAAAAG GAAATGTTCCTGTCATGCTTGCCAAACCGCAAACGTTTATGAACTCAAGTG GTTGGGGCCATTGTATCATATTACAAGATTCCATTGAAGCAAGTTCTGGTG ATTTTTGTGCATCCTTGATCCCAACCCACCGCATGAAAAAGTTCCAGATTTGA